The Oncorhynchus mykiss isolate Arlee chromosome 30, USDA_OmykA_1.1, whole genome shotgun sequence genome includes a window with the following:
- the LOC110521168 gene encoding fatty acid desaturase 2 — MGGGGQQTESSEPAKGDGVGPDGERGGSAVYTWEEVQRHCHRSDQWLVIDRKVYNITQWAKRHPGGIRVISHFAGEDATEAFVAFHLDPNFVRKFLKPLLIGELAPTEPSQDQGKNAVLVQDFQALRDRVESEGLLRARPLFFSLYLGHILLLEALALGLLWVWGTSWSLTLLCSLMLATSQAQAGWLQHDYGHLSVCKKSGWNHKLHKFVIGHLKGASANWWNHRHFQHHAKPNVFSKDPDINSLHVFVLGDKQPVEYGIKKLKYMPYHHQHQYFFLIGPPLIVPVFFNIQIFRTMFSQRDWVDLAWSMSFYLRFFCCYYPFFGFFGSVALISFVRFLESHWFVWVTQMSHLPMEMDHERHQDWLTMQLSATCNIEQSTFNDWFSGHLNFQIEHHLFPTMPRHNYHLVAPLVRALCEKHGVPYQVKTLQKGMTDVVRSLKKSGDLWLDAYLHK; from the exons ATGGGGGGCGGAGGTCAGCAGACGGAGTCAAGCGAGCCGGCCAAGGGTGACGGGGTTGGGCCCGATGGAGAGCGAGGTGGCAGTGCAGTCTACACCTGGGAAGAGGTTCAGAGGCACTGCCACAGAAGCGACCAGTGGTTGGTCATCGACAGGAAGGTCTATAATATTACCCAGTGGGCGAAGAGACACCCGGGGGGCATCAGGGTCATCAGTCACTTTGCTGGAGAAGATGCCACG GAAGCATTTGTTGCATTCCATCTCGATCCAAATTTTGTCAGGAAGTTTCTGAAGCCGTTGCTGATTGGAGAGCTGGCACCGACAGAGCCCAGCCAGGACCAGGGGAAAAAC GCAGTACTGGTGCAGGACTTCCAGGCCCTGCGTGACCGTGTGGAGAGTGAGGGTCTCCTCCGTGCCCGCCCCCTCTTCTTCAGCCTCTACCTGGGCCACATCCTGCTACTAGAGGCCCTGGCTTTGGGCCTGCTCTGGGTCTGGGGGACCAGCTGGAGCCTCACACTGCTCTGTTCCCTCATGCTGGCCACATCTCAG GCCCAAGCTGGCTGGCTGCAGCATGACTACGGCCACCTGTCAGTCTGCAAGAAATCCGGCTGGAACCACAAACTGCACAAGTTTGTCATTGGACACCTAAAG GGTGCCTCTGCTAACTGGTGGAACCATCGTCACTTCCAGCACCACGCTAAGCCCAACGTGTTTAGTAAAGATCCTGATATCAACTCACTACATGTCTTCGTCCTGGGAGACAAACAGCCTGTAGAG TATGGTATAAAGAAGTTGAAGTACATGCCCTACCATCACCAACACCAGTACTTCTTCCTCA TTGGACCTCCACTAATCGTTCCAGTGTTTTTCAACATCCAGATATTCCGGACCATGTTTTCACAACGGGACTGGGTG GATCTGGCGTGGTCAATGAGTTTCTACCTTCGCTTCTTCTGCTGTTACTATCCCTTCTTTGGTTTCTTTGGCTCAGTAGCATTGATCAGCTTTGTCAG gtTTTTGGAAAGCCACTGGTTTGTATGGGTGACCCAGATGAGTCACCTTCCTATGGAGATGGATCACGAGCGACACCAGGACTGGCTCACCATGCAG TTGAGTGCTACTTGCAACATTGAACAGTCAACCTTCAACGACTGGTTCAGTGGACACCTCAACTTTCAGATTGAACACCA tctgttTCCTACCATGCCCCGTCATAACTACCACCTGGTGGCTCCTCTGGTTCGTGCTTTGTGTGAGAAACATGGAGTTCCCTACCAGGTCAAGACTTTGCAGAAAGGCATGACTGATGTTGTCAG GTCACTGAAGAAGTCAGGGGATCTGTGGCTGGATGCATATCTCCATAAATAA